In Ostrea edulis chromosome 6, xbOstEdul1.1, whole genome shotgun sequence, a single window of DNA contains:
- the LOC125668954 gene encoding uncharacterized protein LOC125668954 isoform X3 has protein sequence MPCFSVNTKLGTAMIDSIGGPDKVNNMLSTLNIPPISGKNLKSMERRAGEVVEEVARKSTQNAAIEAFRMEMQDAAKEESEKALATMGPVVEDLGVCPLPDASPSIRQVFSTVCDEVTKDHAADQNKGYSTGADDDEWEDLPNEGNFPPLKHPSYLHKMKSLTRRKASKLSNSTKRALQFPCKARSGMTVAVDTAWQKRGFDSLTCEHNCWAISWYTY, from the exons ATGCCTTGTTTTTCTGTGAATACAAAGCTAGGTACAG CTATGATAGACAGCATAGGCGGCCCTGACAAAGTCAACAATATGTTGTCGACTCTTAATATACCCCCTATTAGTGGTAAAAATCTGAAAAGTATGGAGAGGCGTGCTGGTGAAGTTGTTGAGGAAGTGGCCAGAAAATCTACGCAGAATGCAGCAATTGAAGCATTCAGGATGGAAATGCA AGATGCTGCCAAAGAGGAGTCGGAAAAAGCATTAGCAACTATGGGCCCAGTAGTGGAAGACCTTGGTGTTTGCCCACTTCCTGATGCGTCTCCATCAATCAG ACAAGTATTTTCTACTGTGTGCGATGAAGTGACTAAAGATCATGCTGCAGACCAAAACAAAGGTTACTCAACAGGTGCTGATGATGATGAATGGGAAGATTTGCCTAATGaagg CAATTTTCCACCACTAAAGCACCCTTCTTATCTGCATAAAATGAAGAGCTTGACAAGGAGGAAGGCATCCAAATTGTCTAATAGCACAAAAAGAGCATTGCAGTTTCCATGCAAAGCAAGATCAGGCATGACCGTTGCTGTGGATACGGCATGGCAGAAACGAGGCTTTGATAGTCTTACTT GTGAACACAACTGCTGGGCTATCTCCTGGTACACATACTGA
- the LOC125668954 gene encoding DNA polymerase III subunit epsilon-like isoform X1 — translation MAKKRKAMQEKSQLPSTKRRRMILKQERAVVQSASEVLEGISYQSGIGHDADTDIESLPEAVPRGIFKPIHMSEGNTASFVTFDLETTDLIRGRVVPHITQMAAHELHSGASFSVYVIPSLPISSSSQQVTGIAMNGSNCMTVNGRPVEALDIHGAFDGFIKWIKSFPNAVLISHNGRRFDFPVLLKTVMDIGKTGEFFDNVCGFIDSLAVFRKIYPGRKTYKQEDLVNSLLNTSYDAHNAIGDVRALGKLIEHVALSTQELLQYSFPPRAVQSAFLFREEKSKKSAYTESSN, via the exons ATGGCAAAGAAGAGGAAGGCCATGCAAGAGAAGTCACAGCTGCCATCCACAAAGCGTAGGCGTATGATTCTAAAGCAAGAACGAGCTGTTGTTCAGAGCGCATCTGAAGTACTCGAAGGAATATCATACCAATCAG GTATCGGACATGATGCTGATACGGACATTGAAAGTTTACCAGAGGCGGTACCACGGGGCATTTTTAAACCCATTCATATGAGTGAGGGAAATACTGCATCCTTTGTAACATTTGACTTAGAAACTACTGACCtca tTCGTGGACGAGTTGTACCCCACATTACACAAATGGCGGCCCATGAACTACACTCTGGAGCATCCTTTTCTGTGTATGTGATTCCTAGTTTGCCTATATCTAGCTCTTCACAACAAGTCACTGGCATAGCTATGAATGGGTCCAACTGTATGACAGTCAATGGTAGACCTGTGGAGGCTTTAGATATACATGGAGCATTTGATGGTTTCATCAAATGGATAAAATCATTTCCAAATGCAGTATTGATTTCTCATAATGGCAGACGTTTTGACTTTCCTGTACTCCTGAAAACTGTTATGGATATTGGTAAAACTGGCGAGTTCTTTGACAATGTATGTGGGTTTATAGACTCGCTTGCAGTATTTAGGAAAATATATCCAGGTagaaaaacatacaaacaaGAAGATTTAGTGAATTCACTTTTGAACACAAGTTATGATGCTCATAATGCAATTGGTGACGTCAGAGCTTTAGGAAAATTGATTGAGCATGTGGCGCTTTCAACACAAGAGCTTCTGCAGTACAGTTTCCCCCCACGTGCTGTCCAAAGTGCCTTTCTATTCAGGGAGGAAAAAAGCAAAAAATCTGCCTACACTGAATCCTCTAATTAG
- the LOC125668954 gene encoding uncharacterized protein LOC125668954 isoform X2 — protein MAKKRKAMQEKSQLPSTKRRRMILKQERAVVQSASEVLEGISYQSGIGHDADTDIESLPEAVPRGIFKPIHMIRGRVVPHITQMAAHELHSGASFSVYVIPSLPISSSSQQVTGIAMNGSNCMTVNGRPVEALDIHGAFDGFIKWIKSFPNAVLISHNGRRFDFPVLLKTVMDIGKTGEFFDNVCGFIDSLAVFRKIYPGRKTYKQEDLVNSLLNTSYDAHNAIGDVRALGKLIEHVALSTQELLQYSFPPRAVQSAFLFREEKSKKSAYTESSN, from the exons ATGGCAAAGAAGAGGAAGGCCATGCAAGAGAAGTCACAGCTGCCATCCACAAAGCGTAGGCGTATGATTCTAAAGCAAGAACGAGCTGTTGTTCAGAGCGCATCTGAAGTACTCGAAGGAATATCATACCAATCAG GTATCGGACATGATGCTGATACGGACATTGAAAGTTTACCAGAGGCGGTACCACGGGGCATTTTTAAACCCATTCATATGA tTCGTGGACGAGTTGTACCCCACATTACACAAATGGCGGCCCATGAACTACACTCTGGAGCATCCTTTTCTGTGTATGTGATTCCTAGTTTGCCTATATCTAGCTCTTCACAACAAGTCACTGGCATAGCTATGAATGGGTCCAACTGTATGACAGTCAATGGTAGACCTGTGGAGGCTTTAGATATACATGGAGCATTTGATGGTTTCATCAAATGGATAAAATCATTTCCAAATGCAGTATTGATTTCTCATAATGGCAGACGTTTTGACTTTCCTGTACTCCTGAAAACTGTTATGGATATTGGTAAAACTGGCGAGTTCTTTGACAATGTATGTGGGTTTATAGACTCGCTTGCAGTATTTAGGAAAATATATCCAGGTagaaaaacatacaaacaaGAAGATTTAGTGAATTCACTTTTGAACACAAGTTATGATGCTCATAATGCAATTGGTGACGTCAGAGCTTTAGGAAAATTGATTGAGCATGTGGCGCTTTCAACACAAGAGCTTCTGCAGTACAGTTTCCCCCCACGTGCTGTCCAAAGTGCCTTTCTATTCAGGGAGGAAAAAAGCAAAAAATCTGCCTACACTGAATCCTCTAATTAG